The Echinicola rosea genome has a segment encoding these proteins:
- a CDS encoding THUMP domain-containing class I SAM-dependent RNA methyltransferase — protein MNNFDEKGRVVVTCKDRFAPYLEEELIAHGFKPLKVERTSIELSASMNECIYLNMHLRVASHVLFEIKTFYLHHARDIYRRVKNIPWEEYIDNDTYFSVVSHVENESVNNPLIVNVKVKDAIVDRFRENTGKRPDTGADFDGAVFQLYWRETQASMFINTSGDTLSKRGYRKLPWMAPMVENLAAATIMASDWDREGPFINPMCGAGTLVIEAALMATNRYPGLFRDHYSFMHIKGYKKEVYDLLNEQLRSKINDNISGQFVASDISERAIYAAEENAKVANVIDHISFEVVDFAETTVPELEKGVVFFNPEYGERLGEEEELINTYKRIGDFMKQRCPGYLGYIFTGNLKLGKRIGLRPSRKIEFFNGTIDCRLLKFELYSGGKKDK, from the coding sequence ATGAATAATTTTGACGAAAAAGGGCGGGTAGTCGTGACCTGCAAGGATCGGTTTGCCCCTTATCTGGAAGAAGAGTTGATCGCACATGGCTTTAAGCCGCTAAAGGTAGAACGTACCAGTATAGAGCTTAGTGCGAGCATGAATGAATGCATTTACCTTAATATGCATTTGAGAGTGGCCAGTCATGTACTTTTCGAAATAAAAACTTTTTACCTGCACCATGCCCGCGATATTTACCGTCGCGTCAAAAATATTCCTTGGGAAGAGTATATTGATAATGACACGTATTTTTCAGTAGTGAGCCATGTGGAAAATGAAAGTGTGAACAATCCGCTTATCGTCAATGTAAAAGTTAAAGATGCCATCGTCGATCGTTTTCGCGAAAACACTGGTAAAAGACCAGACACTGGAGCTGATTTTGATGGCGCAGTCTTTCAGTTATACTGGAGAGAAACACAAGCCTCCATGTTTATCAATACCTCTGGAGATACCCTTTCCAAGAGGGGCTACCGTAAGCTTCCTTGGATGGCACCGATGGTCGAAAACCTTGCCGCTGCTACCATTATGGCCAGTGATTGGGACAGGGAAGGCCCTTTCATTAACCCTATGTGTGGTGCTGGGACTTTGGTCATCGAAGCTGCTTTGATGGCCACCAATCGCTATCCGGGGCTATTTAGGGATCATTATTCCTTTATGCACATCAAAGGTTACAAAAAAGAGGTTTATGATCTGCTGAATGAACAGCTCAGGTCCAAGATCAACGATAACATCTCTGGGCAATTCGTGGCTTCTGACATATCCGAAAGGGCGATCTACGCTGCCGAGGAAAATGCCAAAGTAGCTAATGTAATCGATCACATTTCATTCGAAGTGGTGGATTTTGCAGAGACTACTGTTCCAGAACTTGAAAAAGGAGTAGTTTTCTTCAACCCGGAATACGGCGAAAGGCTCGGAGAGGAAGAAGAGCTGATCAATACGTACAAGCGTATAGGTGATTTCATGAAACAGCGTTGCCCTGGCTATTTGGGCTATATCTTTACCGGAAACCTTAAGTTGGGAAAGAGGATTGGTCTTCGCCCCAGTAGAAAAATCGAGTTTTTTAATGGGACAATAGATTGTCGTCTCCTAAAATTTGAATTGTACAGTGGCGGTAAGAAGGACAAGTAA
- a CDS encoding glycoside hydrolase family protein, producing MFKKYLLSVVTFSAAIFLSKAQLIIEPQSVDAVLVENGSSPILEGSAILGNEGYFVWGGSVIRGEDGRYHMFYSRWPSGPDKDNFGDGWLTGSEIAYAVSDHADHGFTFVKVVLQGQGKEGRSSAWDGQSVHNPHIQRFNGTYYLYHTGSTYPGKQPEGSPGANLSRRNLIQQSQQIGLVTFNSMEDLLQGNINRSNAPLLSPRTRVKDGDVLHPSPEGTKTKPDNLIVVNPSVVRRKSDGKYLLYFKGNQYVPSWRGIHGVAISDSPSGPFKPRDEFVFDVRDEDGKLASAEDPYVWYHEESDLYYTVFKDFTGKITGDEPGLALMKSSDGIHWEKPENAMFMPLSLELKTGQTVKVNRLERPQFLIGEDGLPKVLYAACSLNPLNEKKDGSSFNVQIPLKSYYKKGSI from the coding sequence ATGTTCAAGAAATATCTACTTAGTGTAGTCACATTTTCAGCTGCAATCTTCTTATCAAAAGCCCAGCTTATCATTGAGCCTCAGTCTGTTGATGCTGTATTGGTAGAAAATGGTTCGAGCCCCATTTTGGAGGGTTCGGCTATATTAGGTAATGAGGGCTATTTTGTTTGGGGAGGAAGTGTTATTAGAGGAGAAGATGGCCGATACCATATGTTTTATAGTCGTTGGCCCTCTGGACCGGATAAGGACAATTTTGGTGACGGCTGGTTGACGGGGTCAGAAATAGCCTATGCTGTCTCAGATCATGCTGATCACGGGTTTACATTTGTCAAAGTCGTGCTTCAAGGGCAAGGAAAGGAGGGGAGGTCATCAGCTTGGGACGGCCAATCCGTTCACAACCCCCACATTCAGCGGTTCAATGGCACCTATTACCTTTATCATACTGGCAGTACCTATCCTGGAAAACAGCCTGAGGGAAGCCCAGGTGCCAACCTGAGCAGGCGAAATCTCATCCAGCAAAGCCAGCAAATTGGTTTGGTCACTTTCAATAGCATGGAAGATCTACTTCAAGGAAATATCAATCGATCCAATGCTCCCTTGTTAAGTCCAAGGACACGTGTAAAGGATGGAGACGTCCTTCACCCATCGCCCGAAGGAACCAAAACCAAACCGGATAACTTAATCGTGGTAAATCCTTCGGTCGTAAGGAGAAAATCAGACGGCAAGTATTTACTCTACTTCAAAGGGAACCAATATGTTCCCTCTTGGCGGGGAATACACGGAGTGGCGATCAGTGATTCACCGTCAGGCCCATTCAAGCCTCGGGATGAATTTGTTTTTGATGTGAGAGATGAGGATGGCAAATTGGCATCAGCAGAGGATCCCTATGTTTGGTACCATGAAGAAAGCGATTTGTATTATACTGTTTTTAAAGATTTTACAGGTAAGATCACAGGCGATGAGCCAGGATTAGCACTGATGAAATCCTCAGACGGAATTCATTGGGAAAAGCCAGAAAATGCAATGTTTATGCCCTTATCTCTCGAGTTGAAAACCGGCCAGACGGTAAAAGTAAACAGGCTGGAAAGGCCGCAGTTTCTTATTGGTGAAGATGGCTTGCCCAAAGTACTTTATGCTGCTTGTTCGCTAAATCCACTTAATGAAAAAAAGGATGGAAGCTCTTTTAATGTGCAAATTCCGTTGAAAAGTTATTATAAAAAAGGTTCTATATGA